A portion of the Thermotoga sp. SG1 genome contains these proteins:
- a CDS encoding tyrosine-type recombinase/integrase — translation MEEYLEYLRIVKKRSERTLYQYRSILKEFAEYEPVTPDSWKEYLHRISNNAPTTQRNKLVVVKNYLNWKADRGILNVQDRFWNEAEPPRHTVLPKAVELDEIKRIIEVCDHRMYRAIFKVLANTGMRVSELVNLSLQDISLNDTARIRIRGKGNKERIINVSRDLVEELIRSGFFEKKPSVRSIQRAVKRYARKARIRKKVTPHIFRHSFAVALIERGIALNKIQALLGHANISTTSIYLKIASEGVEVPKII, via the coding sequence ATGGAAGAATACCTTGAGTATCTCAGGATAGTGAAGAAAAGAAGCGAAAGAACATTGTATCAGTACCGTTCCATTCTGAAAGAGTTCGCTGAGTACGAACCTGTCACCCCCGATTCCTGGAAAGAGTATCTACATAGGATATCAAACAACGCCCCCACCACTCAGCGCAACAAACTCGTTGTGGTGAAGAACTATCTGAACTGGAAGGCAGACAGGGGAATCCTGAACGTGCAGGATCGCTTCTGGAACGAAGCCGAACCCCCTCGCCACACGGTGCTACCAAAGGCCGTGGAACTCGATGAAATCAAGCGCATCATCGAGGTGTGTGATCATCGAATGTACAGAGCGATCTTCAAAGTGCTCGCCAACACGGGAATGAGGGTGTCAGAGCTTGTAAACCTCTCATTACAGGACATCTCACTGAACGATACCGCCAGGATAAGGATAAGAGGAAAAGGAAACAAAGAAAGAATTATCAACGTCTCCAGGGATCTGGTGGAAGAACTCATAAGATCTGGTTTTTTCGAGAAGAAACCTTCTGTTCGATCGATACAGAGAGCGGTCAAACGATACGCCAGAAAGGCTAGAATAAGAAAGAAGGTGACACCGCACATCTTCAGACATTCCTTTGCTGTAGCTCTGATAGAGCGAGGAATCGCCTTGAACAAGATACAGGCCCTTCTTGGTCACGCCAACATTTCAACCACTTCCATATACCTGAAAATAGCCAGCGAAGGTGTTGAGGTACCGAAGATTAT
- a CDS encoding ATP-binding protein, with translation MIRKVFEDTEAFYYFVEVKKEETLLRDLSFSFSKAVYNSWYDLFSELFNRYEYIVFDEFQNFHKVNPDILYALQHAWDDNKNKTKLIVLGSYVGLMKNIFTNEKMPLFGRADSIINIKEFPLGETISMLKDFGYDVCEAFQIYAMVGGVPKYLWLFKDKRDIEQLIYDIFIDEFAPLREEARNLLISEFGSEHKTYFSILEAIAGDMKSLSEISDSSGIDVTKLSKYLSELSEVYEILSKERPLLSEKKRNYKYRIKDHYYNFFFKNIYKNYSIMEYAPEKALEIVWSNFNQYMGFQFEEICRQFLLENPSLFGFTPKAIGKHWGRVPHRKNESYDIDLVAYDEENVLFGECKWSNKKVGEEEYRKLLLRSEYVNTGKRKKIYALFSRSGFEEKLLKMKSENLFLITPGDMMRVYGVVE, from the coding sequence TTGATAAGAAAAGTCTTCGAAGATACAGAAGCCTTTTACTACTTTGTGGAGGTTAAGAAAGAAGAGACACTCCTGAGAGATCTGAGTTTCTCTTTCTCAAAAGCCGTGTACAACAGCTGGTACGATTTATTCTCTGAACTCTTCAACAGATACGAGTACATCGTGTTCGATGAGTTTCAAAATTTCCATAAGGTGAATCCGGATATCCTCTACGCTCTTCAGCACGCATGGGACGATAACAAAAACAAAACAAAGCTGATCGTACTCGGCTCTTATGTGGGTTTAATGAAGAACATCTTCACGAATGAAAAGATGCCGTTGTTTGGCCGAGCAGACAGCATCATCAACATCAAAGAATTTCCTCTTGGTGAAACAATTTCCATGTTAAAAGACTTTGGATACGATGTTTGCGAGGCATTCCAGATATACGCAATGGTGGGAGGTGTTCCAAAGTACCTGTGGCTGTTCAAGGACAAAAGAGACATCGAGCAACTGATCTACGACATCTTCATCGATGAATTTGCCCCTCTGAGAGAAGAGGCAAGGAACCTTTTGATATCAGAATTCGGTTCAGAACACAAGACGTACTTTTCTATACTGGAAGCAATTGCAGGGGATATGAAATCACTGTCTGAAATTTCCGATTCTTCTGGTATAGATGTAACAAAGCTTTCCAAATACCTGAGCGAGCTTTCGGAGGTCTACGAGATACTGTCAAAAGAGCGTCCTTTGCTCTCCGAAAAAAAGAGGAATTACAAATACAGGATCAAAGATCACTATTACAACTTCTTCTTCAAAAACATCTACAAAAACTACTCCATCATGGAATACGCCCCAGAAAAAGCTCTTGAAATCGTCTGGAGTAACTTCAATCAATACATGGGCTTCCAGTTTGAAGAGATATGCAGGCAGTTCCTTCTGGAAAATCCCAGCCTTTTTGGTTTCACCCCGAAAGCCATTGGAAAGCACTGGGGAAGGGTTCCTCACAGAAAGAACGAATCGTACGATATAGACCTTGTCGCATACGATGAGGAAAACGTGTTGTTTGGGGAATGCAAGTGGTCTAACAAAAAAGTGGGAGAAGAAGAATATCGAAAACTTCTTCTGAGGAGTGAATACGTGAATACTGGAAAAAGAAAAAAGATCTACGCTCTGTTTTCCAGAAGCGGCTTCGAAGAAAAACTCCTGAAAATGAAGAGTGAAAACCTGTTTCTCATCACACCAGGAGATATGATGAGGGTGTATGGAGTAGTAGAATAA